GGCAAGCAGTACCCGACGTACATGACCGTGTACGTCCGTGTGTGCTGCCGTGCCGAGGTGTCGTACGTGATGTACAGATTGCTCTCGGTGGGGCAGCCCCGACCGATTGAGGAACCTTGATCAGCATCAGCGTGATGGCGCTCGTCTTCGGCGTCGTCTTCCTTGCCGAACTCCCGGACAAGACAGCGCTGGCCGGGCTCGTCCTCGGGACGCGCTACCGCGCCTCGTACGTCTTCGTCGGGGTCGCCGCCGCCTTCGTCGTCCATGTCGTGCTCGCCGTCGCGGCGGGCAGCGTGCTGACGCTCCTGCCCCAGCAACTCCTGCACGCGCTCACCGGCGTCCTCTTCCTGGGCGGGGCGGCGATGCTGCTCCTCAAGGGCGGCGACCACGACGAAGAGGTCCGCGAGCCCAAGGACCAGAGCTTCTGGAAGGTCTCCGGCGCGGGCTTCACGCTGATCCTGGTCGCCGAGTTCGGCGACCTGACGCAGATCATGACCGCGAACCTGGCCGCACGGTACGACGACCCGCTCTCCGTGGGTCTCGGTGCGGTGCTCGCGCTGTGGGCGGTCGCCGGGCTCGGC
This Streptomyces sp. NBC_01283 DNA region includes the following protein-coding sequences:
- a CDS encoding TMEM165/GDT1 family protein, whose product is MISISVMALVFGVVFLAELPDKTALAGLVLGTRYRASYVFVGVAAAFVVHVVLAVAAGSVLTLLPQQLLHALTGVLFLGGAAMLLLKGGDHDEEVREPKDQSFWKVSGAGFTLILVAEFGDLTQIMTANLAARYDDPLSVGLGAVLALWAVAGLGIVGGKALMKRVPLSLITKIAALLMTALGVWSLYEAIA